The nucleotide window GGCGGTTTCGCCGAACTCGCCGCGGCGGACGGCCCGTTCGCGCGGATGCTGGCGAGGGAACGCGAGGCGGAGCCGTTGCGGTCGCCGGTGGGGGTCGGTTGAGGGCGGCCCGGCCCGGCCCGGCCCGGCCCGGCCCGGTAAGGGTTGCGGGCGGGTGAACGGGGGGCGCGGGAGGGCGTGCGGGGTGGGTGGTCGGCGGGTGGGGTGTTGCTGAGGCGCACGGGGGCGTTGTGGGGGCGTACGGAGACTTGCGCGCCGGAGTGTGCGCCGGGCGTTTCCGGGGTGGCTGAGGTGGAACGTTTCGCCTCAGCCGTCGGCCCGGTCGACTCCGCCGGCCTCGTCAGCGGGCTCAGCGGGCTCAGCGGGCCAGGATCTCCTCGATGGCCTGGGCCACGCCGTCCTCCTCGTTGGCCGCCGTGTGGTGCGTGGTGGCCGCCAGCACGTCGGGGTGGGCGTTGGCGACCGCGTAGGAGGTGCCCGCCCAGCCGAGCATCTCCAGGTCGTTCGGCATGTCACCGAAGGCGACCACCTCGTCGGCGCCGATGCCGCGATCGGCGCAGCAGCGGGCCAGCGTGGTCGCCTTGCTCACCCCTCGGCCGCTGATCTCCAGCAGCGCGGACGGGCTCGACCGGGTGAACTCCGCGTGGTCACCGGCGGCGTTCCGTGCGGTGGCCAGGAAGACGTCCGGGTCGGCCGAGGCGTGCTTGGCCAGCAGCTTCAGCACCGGCTCCGCCGGGCGCGCGGCCAGCAACTCCTCCGCCGGGCCGACCATCGAGTCCGGTTCGGCCCACAGCGCGTCGTACTCGGGCTCGTACTGGAAGCTCCCGGTGCGCTCGATCGCGAAGCAGGCCCCGGGGACGGCCGTCCGCAACGTCTCGACGACCGCGCGGGCATCCTCGACACGCAGCGGGTACGCGGCCAGCAGCCGCTCCCGGTGCAGGTCGTAGACGCCGGCCCCGTTGGCGCAGATGGCCACGCCGTGGCGGGCGGTGTGCTCGGCGACCACGTCCATCCAGCGGGCCGGGCGCCCGGTGACGAAGAACACCTCGATACCGGCCTCCTCGGCCGCCGCCAGGGCGGCCACGGTGCGCGCGGAAACGGTCTTGTCGTCCCGCAGCAACGTTCCGTCCAGGTCGGTCGCGATCAGCCGGGGCTTGGGCGGCTCGGACCGCCCGGCGGCATCCCGCGGGGTGTGTCGAGGCGTCGGACAGGTCGAGGTCACGGGGACCATACTGACGCAACGAGGTGCACAGGTGTGCGGTCGGGGCGCGAGGGGGTGACCGCGCGCCGGGCGGCGCCGGGGTTTTCGCGGTGGTGCCGTAGGTGCTTCCGGGGCGGCGGGGGCGGGTGGGGTTGGGCCTGGTGGTCAGGGTGCTGGGGCTTCGGTCCGGTCCGGGAGGCGGCGCCGCGATGGCGTGCCCGTACCGTTCTCGCGGGGCGGTCACGGTGCGTATGCCGCTGTTCCGGTGCGTCACTCCGGAAGGCGTGGCCGGTCAGGGGCGTGAAGAGTGATCTTGCGCGGGGGCCGCGCCGAGGTTTTCGTGGTGGTGCCGTAGGTGCTCCCGGGGCGGCGGGGCGTGGGGGTTGGGCCCGGCGATCATGGCACTCGGGCCTCCGTTCCGGCCGCAGGAGACGGCGCCGCGTTGGCGTGCCCCGTACCGTCCTCGCGGGGCGGTCACGGTACGTATGCCGTCGTTCCCGGGCGTCACTCCGGCAGGCATGGCCGGTCAGGGGCGTGAAGCGGGTGACCGCGCGCCGGGGCCCCGAGGGTTTCCCGGTAGTGCCCCTGGGGCGCGGCGCCGGGCTCGGGGGTTATGGCGCTCGGCCTCCGTCGCGGTCCGCTGGAGACGGCTCCCCGTGCCGTCCTCGCGGGGCGGTCACGGCGCGCACGCCGCCGTTCCGGCGGCGTCACCCGGCAGGCGTGGCCGGTCAGGGGGCTGATCGCGGAGCCGTGGTCTTTTCCGCGCCGTCCGAGGGGGAACGTACGCTCGGGGGCATGCGACTGAGCACTGTGATCCTTCCCGTCCACCCCTGGCAGCGGGGGCGGGAGCTGTGGACGGGGGCCGAGCAGCTCGGGTTCCACGCCGCGTACACCTACGACCACCTGTCGTGGCGGTCGTTCCGGGACGGGCCGTGGTACGGCGCGCTGCCGACCTTGACCGCGGCCGCCGGGGTCACCTCCACTCTGCGGCTGGGCACGCTGGTCACCTCGCCGAACTTCCGGCACCCGGTGACGCTCGCCAAGGAACTGATCACCCTGGACGACATCAGCGGCGGACGGATCACGCTCGGCATCGGCGCCGGCGGCTCCGGCTTCGACGCCACCGCGCTCGGTCAGGAGGCGTGGACGCCCCGGGAGCGCGCCGACCGGTTCGGGGAGTTCCTGCCGCTGCTCGACCGGCTGCTGACCGAGGACGTGGTCTCCGCCGAGGGCACCTACTACCCGGCCCACGAGGTCCGCAACATCCCCGGCTGCGTGCAGCGCCCCCGGCTGCCGTTCGCGGTGGCGGCCACCGGTCCGCGCGGCCTGCGCCTCGCCGCCCGGTACGGCCAGGCGTGGGTGACCTACGGCGACCCGCGCGGCCCCCGCGACGTGGCCGTGGAGGACTGCCCCGGGGTGATCCGCGCCCAGCTCGGCAAGCTGGAGGCGGCCTGCGCCGAGGAAGGGCGCGACCCGGCCGGGATCGACCGCGTCCTCCTCCAGGGCTCGACCCGGGAACGCCCGCTGGAATCCGTGGACGCCTTCGTGGACTACGCCGGCCGCTACGCGGAACTGGGCATCACCGAGATCGTCCTGCACTGGCCGATCCCCGACTCGGTGTACGCCGCCGACCTGGCGGTCTTCGAGAAGATCGCCGTCGACGGTCTGGCGCAGCTGAACGGCTGACCTCCAACGGCGCCCCTCAGCGGATCCGGCTGCCGAGCCAGCGGTTCAGCGGCCCGAATATCGTCTCCTTGTACGTCTCGTCGCCGGGCAGCGGCACCACGAGCTGCTGCCGCGGCGGCCAGAAGCCCACCTTGACGTGGGCGAGGCCGCGGTAGAGCACGCTGAGGAAGGCGGGCACCGAGTCCCACGGGACGTCGTGGAACGGCACGCCCTCCACCGTGATCAGCGCGTCGCCCTCCGAGAACAGCTCGACGCTGACCCGGGGCGATCCGCCGAGTTCGCAGAACGCCTCGTGCGGGAGGCTCCCGTCGGGGTCGGTCACCGCGAACGCCCCCGCCGACAGGCGGCGCCCCGACCGGTCGGCGCCGATGTCGTGGGTGACCTCCACCTCCCGCGCGTACTCGGCGGCCACCGCGCGTACCGCTTCGACGGCCGCCTCGGTGCTGGCCAGGCGTGGTCACGTCATGGTTCCCCCTTCGTCGTGGCGCCGCCCTCAGCTTCGTGCGCCCTCGTCGTCCTCATGGTGCGGTCGCGGCCGGCGGCCCGCCGCGGCGAGGTCGTCCATGGTGCGCGCCCGTACCTCCCGTTCGGCCGCCGCCGCGATGAACGCCGCCGTGTTCCGGGCGCCCACCAGTGCCCGCACCGAACGGACCGTCCCGGCGGGCAGCGCCACCGGCACGGTGTCCGGCACCCCCGATGCCCACGGCGGACCGGCGTCCCGCGCGCCGGGCCCGGCGACGGTCGCCGGGCCCGTGACGGTCGCGGGGCCGGCGAGGGCGGCCGGCAGCGGCAGGTCACCGAGGTGGCGCTGCACCATCCGGGTCGCCAACGTCCGCATGGCGCGCGCCAGTTCGGCGTCCATCGTCTGCTGGGCCAGCGGTCGCAGTCTGCGGACCAGGCCGGCCGCCTCAGTGGCCTCGTCCTCGGTCGGCGGGTGGTCCAGGTAGCGGTGGAAGACGTGCTCGGTGGTGAACTCCAGGAAGCGTTCGGCGATGTGCTCGACCTGGCCGCGCAGCTCCCGCAGATGCCCGGAGATCGCCGACAGCGGTACCCCGGCCGCGTACAGCTCGGCCGCCGCCGCCAGCTCCAGCGGGCTCGGCACCAGGAACTCCGCCGCGTCGGCCGCCGCGCCCCCCTCCTCGGCCCCGGGCTCCGTCACGGGTTCGAGCACGCCCAGCTCGACGGCCTCGGCGATCGCCCCGTCGTCGGCGACCCCGCCGAACCGCGCTATCAGATCCGCGCGGCCGATCCTGGCCGGCCGTTCGTCCGACCAGGGCCGGTCCACCTCGCTGACCAGGCCCAGTACCCCGCCGAGCCCGGTGCCCGCGTCCCACGCCTCCAGCAGCTCCTTGATGCTGGCCAGGGTGTAGCCGCGTTCCAGCAGCTCGCCGATCTGCCGCAGCCGGGCCAGGTGCTCGGCGCCGTAGACGTTGGCCCGGCCCCGCCGCTCCGGCTTGGGCAGCAGCCCGCGGTCCTGGTAGGCGCGGATGGTGCGCACCGTGGTGCCGCTGGCGTGTGCCAGGTCCTCGATCCGGTAGTCCGGCCGCGCGGCCGGTGCGGCGGTCCGCGGCGCCCTCCCGGGAACGTTCCCGGGCACCGTGTCCTCGGCCACGACGGCCTCCTTTCCCTCGGCGCCCGAAGCCTTCCGTCGCTCCGGTGCGCCGCACTCGCCTTCGCGGCCGTCACGTCCCGGGCCGGACCGGACCGGTTCCCCGGCACCTGCCGCGGTGTCCTACGAGACGGCCGCCCGGGCCACCGCGCCGGCCGCCGCCCGCGCGGCTGGGGACGTGGCCAGGTAGGCGACGGCGTTGCGCAACGACCCCTCCTGGGAGGGATGGTACGACCGCCGCAGGTAGCGGGGGATCGCCGCGCCCAGCTCGCCCCAGGTCGGCAGCAGTCCCTTGCGGACCGCCTTGTTGTGCTCACGCAGCGTGTACCCGAGCCGGCCCCGCAACTGCGGATCGTGGCGTATGAGGTACGCCGCGCCGAACGCCCACAGCCACAGCAGCACGGGTGCGGTGACCGCCATGCCGTACACCCGGCGCAGATAACGCGGCAGGCCGCTGCCGCCGGCGTGCTGGTACATGTCGAACGCGACCGCCCGGTGCTCGACCTCCTCGGCGCCGTGCCAGCGCAGCAGGTCCAGCATGACGGCGTCGGGGTCGGCCCGGTCCAGGCCGTCGGCGCGCAGTATCCAGTCGCCGAGCACCGCGGTGAACTGCTCTATCGCCGCTATCAGCGACAGCCGGAAGCGCAGCCACTCACGCCGCGACAACGGCAGCCCGGCGGGCGGTTCGTCACCGAGCAGCACGTCGAACATCCAGTCCACGTGCCGGGTGTAGGGGTGGGTGTCCAGGCCCTGCTCGGCCAGGTGGTCCAGGACGTAGGAGTGCTGGACGCTGTGGGTGGCCTCCTGGCCCATGAACCCCTTGACGTCGCCCAGCAGTTCGGGGTCGGTGACCAGCGGCAGCGCCTCCTTGAAGACCTTGACGAACCACCGCTCACCGGCCGGCAGCAGCAGGTGCAGGACGTTGATGACATGGGTGGCGACGGGCTCGTCCGGGATCCAGTGCAGCGGGGTGTCCCGCCAGTCGAACGAGACACGGCGCGGCCTTATCGGGTACGGGGTCGGGGTGTGCATGGCGGACGGTCCTTCTCGTGTCGGGCTCGGTACCGTGCGGGCGGGCGGATCACAGCGGCGGGTCGAGCCGGGCCAGCGCCCGGATGGCGGCGGGGGAGAGCCGGGAGAGCAGCCGGGCGCCGCGGGCCTCGGGGGTGACCGGGACGACGGCGGTGTTGTCGAGCACCCCGCGCAGCAGGGCGGCGGCCACCTTCTCCGGCGGGTAGGCGCGTATGCGGTACAGCCGGGAGGACTTGGCCCGCATGCGTTCCTGCTCCTGGTCGCTGACGCCGGTGAAGCGGGTGGTGGCGGTGATGTTGGTGTCGACCAGGCCGGGGCAGACCGCGGTGACCCCGATGCCGTGCGGCGCCAGTTCGGCCCGGAGGCATTCGCTGA belongs to Streptantibioticus cattleyicolor NRRL 8057 = DSM 46488 and includes:
- a CDS encoding LLM class flavin-dependent oxidoreductase; translation: MRLSTVILPVHPWQRGRELWTGAEQLGFHAAYTYDHLSWRSFRDGPWYGALPTLTAAAGVTSTLRLGTLVTSPNFRHPVTLAKELITLDDISGGRITLGIGAGGSGFDATALGQEAWTPRERADRFGEFLPLLDRLLTEDVVSAEGTYYPAHEVRNIPGCVQRPRLPFAVAATGPRGLRLAARYGQAWVTYGDPRGPRDVAVEDCPGVIRAQLGKLEAACAEEGRDPAGIDRVLLQGSTRERPLESVDAFVDYAGRYAELGITEIVLHWPIPDSVYAADLAVFEKIAVDGLAQLNG
- a CDS encoding MerR family transcriptional regulator — protein: MAEDTVPGNVPGRAPRTAAPAARPDYRIEDLAHASGTTVRTIRAYQDRGLLPKPERRGRANVYGAEHLARLRQIGELLERGYTLASIKELLEAWDAGTGLGGVLGLVSEVDRPWSDERPARIGRADLIARFGGVADDGAIAEAVELGVLEPVTEPGAEEGGAAADAAEFLVPSPLELAAAAELYAAGVPLSAISGHLRELRGQVEHIAERFLEFTTEHVFHRYLDHPPTEDEATEAAGLVRRLRPLAQQTMDAELARAMRTLATRMVQRHLGDLPLPAALAGPATVTGPATVAGPGARDAGPPWASGVPDTVPVALPAGTVRSVRALVGARNTAAFIAAAAEREVRARTMDDLAAAGRRPRPHHEDDEGARS
- a CDS encoding Cof-type HAD-IIB family hydrolase; translated protein: MVPVTSTCPTPRHTPRDAAGRSEPPKPRLIATDLDGTLLRDDKTVSARTVAALAAAEEAGIEVFFVTGRPARWMDVVAEHTARHGVAICANGAGVYDLHRERLLAAYPLRVEDARAVVETLRTAVPGACFAIERTGSFQYEPEYDALWAEPDSMVGPAEELLAARPAEPVLKLLAKHASADPDVFLATARNAAGDHAEFTRSSPSALLEISGRGVSKATTLARCCADRGIGADEVVAFGDMPNDLEMLGWAGTSYAVANAHPDVLAATTHHTAANEEDGVAQAIEEILAR
- a CDS encoding metal-dependent hydrolase — its product is MHTPTPYPIRPRRVSFDWRDTPLHWIPDEPVATHVINVLHLLLPAGERWFVKVFKEALPLVTDPELLGDVKGFMGQEATHSVQHSYVLDHLAEQGLDTHPYTRHVDWMFDVLLGDEPPAGLPLSRREWLRFRLSLIAAIEQFTAVLGDWILRADGLDRADPDAVMLDLLRWHGAEEVEHRAVAFDMYQHAGGSGLPRYLRRVYGMAVTAPVLLWLWAFGAAYLIRHDPQLRGRLGYTLREHNKAVRKGLLPTWGELGAAIPRYLRRSYHPSQEGSLRNAVAYLATSPAARAAAGAVARAAVS